From a region of the Armatimonas rosea genome:
- a CDS encoding Gfo/Idh/MocA family protein, with the protein MEKIRVGVLGLGRSGYGIHCKAFEKLSDSYELVAVADINGVRAAETGAELGVQAVTSVEELVAIPELELIVVSSYNRDHAKNAVTALEAGKHVVCEKPFGLSVAEVDAMLAAAKAAGKFVVPFQNRRYEDSYVKVKEILASGVLGKVVHVRIAQHGFGRRWDWQTLSEFGGGQLHNNGPHILDQALGLYEAYGVDDVESLEVWSDMRATLSSGDTADHVRATLRHPDAFTLDIEFAATCPYPQDKWLIMATAGGLKGTSNKLEWKWVDWSAHPERPVQCASTPDRSYNREDLQWQTASYDCTESFERLQGSFYTDLWHSIREAAPLSVTPESVRKRIRLLERIRG; encoded by the coding sequence ATGGAAAAGATTCGTGTTGGAGTTTTGGGGCTGGGGCGCAGTGGCTATGGCATCCACTGCAAGGCATTTGAGAAGCTGAGCGATTCCTACGAGCTGGTCGCGGTGGCGGATATCAACGGGGTGCGTGCGGCGGAGACGGGCGCTGAGCTGGGCGTGCAGGCCGTCACCTCGGTGGAGGAGCTGGTGGCGATTCCGGAGCTTGAGCTGATTGTCGTGTCGAGCTACAACCGGGACCACGCCAAGAATGCAGTCACCGCGCTGGAGGCGGGCAAGCACGTGGTCTGTGAGAAGCCGTTCGGGCTGAGCGTCGCTGAGGTAGACGCCATGCTTGCGGCGGCGAAGGCGGCGGGCAAGTTTGTCGTGCCGTTCCAGAACCGGCGCTACGAAGACAGCTACGTGAAAGTCAAGGAGATTCTCGCCAGCGGCGTGCTGGGGAAGGTGGTCCATGTCCGGATCGCGCAGCACGGCTTTGGGCGTCGCTGGGACTGGCAGACCCTCTCGGAGTTCGGCGGCGGGCAGCTCCACAACAACGGGCCGCACATTCTCGACCAAGCGCTGGGGCTCTACGAAGCCTATGGCGTGGACGATGTGGAGAGCCTGGAGGTCTGGAGCGATATGCGTGCGACTCTCTCGTCGGGGGATACCGCCGACCATGTCCGGGCGACCCTGCGCCACCCCGATGCCTTCACGCTCGATATCGAGTTTGCGGCGACCTGCCCGTACCCCCAGGATAAGTGGCTGATCATGGCGACTGCGGGGGGGCTTAAGGGGACGAGCAACAAGCTTGAGTGGAAGTGGGTCGACTGGAGCGCGCACCCAGAGCGCCCGGTGCAGTGCGCCTCGACCCCCGACCGGAGCTACAACCGCGAAGACCTCCAGTGGCAGACCGCGAGCTACGACTGTACGGAGAGCTTCGAGCGGCTCCAGGGCAGCTTCTACACCGACCTCTGGCACTCGATCCGCGAGGCCGCCCCGCTGAGCGTGACTCCAGAGAGCGTCCGCAAGCGTATTCGGTTACTGGAGCGTATTCGGGGCTAG
- a CDS encoding ATP-dependent Clp protease proteolytic subunit: MPLTIPGVIEQDARGSREQDLFSRLLKDRIIILGEEVDDQQASIVVGALLFLEKQDPDRDIEFYVNSPGGSVTAGLAIYDTMQLLRCDVATICMGMAASMGAVLLAGGAKGKRFALPNARVMIHQVSAGFRGTAGDIDVQAREILKTNDQLARILQKHTGQDLDRIKHDIQRDYFLSAEESVAYGLIDEVLVRDKR; this comes from the coding sequence ATGCCACTGACGATTCCTGGTGTAATTGAGCAAGACGCTCGCGGTAGCCGCGAGCAGGACCTCTTCTCCCGACTGCTGAAAGATCGCATCATTATCCTGGGAGAGGAAGTCGACGATCAGCAGGCCAGTATCGTGGTTGGAGCACTGCTCTTCCTGGAGAAGCAGGACCCGGACCGCGATATCGAGTTCTATGTCAACTCCCCTGGCGGCTCCGTGACCGCAGGCCTGGCGATCTACGACACGATGCAGCTCCTGCGCTGTGATGTCGCCACTATCTGTATGGGCATGGCGGCGTCGATGGGAGCGGTCCTCCTGGCCGGTGGTGCCAAGGGCAAGCGCTTCGCTCTTCCCAATGCACGCGTGATGATCCACCAGGTCAGCGCGGGCTTCCGTGGGACCGCGGGCGATATCGATGTCCAGGCACGCGAAATCTTAAAAACAAATGATCAGCTGGCGCGAATCTTGCAGAAGCATACAGGACAGGACCTGGATCGCATCAAGCACGATATCCAGCGCGACTACTTCCTCTCTGCAGAGGAATCCGTGGCGTATGGGCTGATTGATGAAGTTCTCGTCCGTGACAAACGCTGA
- the tig gene encoding trigger factor: protein MQVTTEQLDPCKIALTISVEPEKVEAARKKAFQQAISSLQLPGFRRGKVPPHIAKNYVDDGRVKQRAAESLVPDAYREALTEASVEAFAEPDMEFVSMEDGEAFVFKALVPLRPQVTLGLYKGLALERRNITITDSDVEKELENVRGRFAEYPEVEDRVTEAGDFLMVDLTAIVEGQDLPELAEPKATMIEIGKNIPDLDAGLVGLTKGETKTIEATYPETFENEGLRGKRGVFTVTLKEIRSRVLPELTDELAKRVNPRVESVEALTADIRTRLEKDAVEASENEVEFNLVSKIVETSQIHFPEVLLRAEVNAELQQLSQTLEQNKVTAEQYLASVGKTVEQLQAEMSVGATQRIKNSLVLSEVARTEEITVEDADVDAKLAESAEQAGVSVAAVRAYVESQNGLDRYRDQALTEKILTYLKGVSKITERTLTTAELEAEEAAKAGGEAPAVEAAPAEEKPKKKVATKKKVEEPAVEAAPAAAEAPAEEAKPKRRTKKTEAETPAES from the coding sequence ATGCAGGTGACGACTGAGCAGCTTGACCCCTGCAAGATCGCGCTGACCATCTCTGTTGAGCCAGAGAAAGTTGAAGCCGCGCGCAAGAAGGCTTTCCAGCAGGCCATTAGTAGCCTGCAGCTCCCCGGCTTCCGCCGTGGGAAGGTTCCGCCCCATATTGCGAAGAACTATGTCGATGACGGTCGCGTGAAACAGCGCGCGGCGGAGTCGCTTGTCCCCGATGCCTACCGTGAGGCGCTCACTGAGGCCAGTGTGGAGGCGTTTGCCGAGCCGGACATGGAGTTTGTCTCCATGGAGGATGGCGAGGCCTTTGTCTTCAAGGCACTGGTTCCGCTTCGCCCTCAGGTTACCCTGGGGCTCTACAAGGGGCTCGCTCTAGAGCGCCGCAACATCACCATCACGGACTCGGATGTCGAGAAAGAGCTGGAGAATGTCCGTGGGCGCTTCGCGGAGTACCCCGAGGTTGAGGATCGTGTCACCGAGGCCGGCGACTTCCTGATGGTGGATCTCACCGCCATTGTCGAGGGCCAGGACCTGCCCGAGCTCGCCGAGCCGAAGGCGACCATGATCGAGATTGGGAAGAACATCCCCGATCTGGACGCGGGGCTTGTGGGCCTGACCAAGGGCGAGACCAAGACCATCGAGGCGACCTACCCCGAGACCTTTGAGAACGAGGGGCTCCGCGGCAAGCGCGGCGTCTTTACCGTCACCCTCAAGGAGATCCGCTCCCGTGTCCTCCCTGAGCTAACCGACGAGCTCGCCAAGCGGGTCAACCCCCGTGTGGAGAGTGTCGAGGCGCTCACGGCCGATATCCGTACCCGTCTGGAAAAGGACGCGGTCGAGGCCAGCGAGAACGAGGTGGAGTTCAACCTGGTCAGCAAGATTGTCGAGACCAGCCAGATCCACTTCCCCGAGGTGCTCCTGCGCGCCGAGGTCAATGCCGAGCTCCAGCAGCTCTCGCAGACCCTGGAGCAGAACAAGGTCACCGCGGAGCAGTACCTGGCATCGGTGGGTAAGACCGTCGAGCAGCTCCAGGCCGAGATGTCTGTGGGAGCGACCCAGCGCATCAAGAACTCGCTTGTGCTCTCTGAGGTGGCTCGCACCGAAGAGATCACGGTCGAGGACGCCGATGTGGATGCGAAGCTCGCCGAGAGCGCGGAGCAGGCGGGCGTGAGTGTCGCCGCGGTGCGTGCCTATGTCGAGTCTCAGAACGGGCTGGATCGCTACCGCGACCAGGCGCTTACCGAGAAGATCCTCACCTACCTCAAGGGAGTGAGCAAGATCACCGAGCGCACCCTCACCACGGCGGAGCTTGAGGCTGAGGAAGCCGCCAAGGCCGGAGGCGAGGCCCCTGCTGTCGAGGCTGCCCCCGCTGAGGAGAAGCCCAAGAAGAAGGTCGCGACCAAGAAAAAGGTCGAAGAGCCTGCTGTCGAGGCCGCACCCGCTGCCGCGGAGGCTCCTGCCGAAGAGGCCAAGCCGAAGCGTCGCACAAAAAAGACTGAGGCGGAGACCCCCGCCGAGTCATAA
- a CDS encoding metallophosphoesterase, which produces MTSSRRALLRRWLLTGSTLAGSTAAVAAHGRAQALQPVVEEVTVSLPSLPFAFDGLRAVVLGDLHVCPSFPASQLAPALALAQAAKPDLVLLVGDYICDREGDYATDMAACVQALEPLARSARWGAFAAFGNHDFPAPPDDPPRALWRRAGITPLLDESVALARENDFLWLVGLRSVISRPTNVQGVLGALPQDDTPRILLWHEPDRASFAAEAGASLMLSGHTHGGQLVLPGVGPLRLPDEGKRYPAGLTYVEGMPLYTTRGVGVLPPRVRLNCPPEVTVLTLRRQKAP; this is translated from the coding sequence ATGACTTCCTCCCGACGTGCGCTCCTGCGGCGCTGGCTCCTGACCGGGAGCACTCTTGCGGGGAGCACCGCGGCGGTCGCGGCCCACGGGAGAGCGCAGGCACTCCAGCCTGTCGTTGAGGAAGTGACGGTCTCCCTCCCAAGCCTCCCCTTCGCCTTCGATGGTCTCCGCGCCGTGGTCTTAGGGGACCTGCATGTCTGCCCGAGCTTTCCCGCCTCCCAGCTCGCCCCGGCTCTGGCGCTCGCCCAGGCCGCAAAGCCCGACCTCGTGCTGCTGGTGGGGGACTACATCTGTGACCGCGAGGGTGACTACGCCACCGATATGGCGGCGTGCGTTCAAGCCTTAGAGCCGCTGGCACGAAGCGCTCGCTGGGGAGCCTTTGCCGCCTTTGGCAACCACGACTTTCCCGCCCCGCCCGACGATCCCCCGCGCGCGCTCTGGCGGAGGGCCGGAATCACGCCTCTCCTCGACGAGAGCGTGGCACTTGCACGGGAGAACGACTTTCTCTGGCTGGTGGGGCTCCGCTCGGTGATCTCCCGTCCCACGAATGTCCAAGGCGTGCTGGGCGCGCTGCCGCAAGACGATACCCCGCGGATTCTCCTCTGGCACGAGCCCGACCGCGCCTCGTTTGCGGCGGAGGCGGGGGCGTCCCTGATGCTCTCCGGGCACACCCACGGCGGCCAGCTCGTCCTGCCCGGAGTCGGTCCGCTGCGCCTCCCCGACGAAGGCAAGCGCTACCCGGCGGGGCTGACCTATGTCGAGGGCATGCCGCTCTACACCACCCGTGGGGTCGGCGTGCTCCCACCCCGAGTGCGCCTCAACTGCCCCCCCGAGGTGACCGTGCTCACGCTACGGCGACAAAAAGCCCCCTGA
- a CDS encoding PEP-CTERM sorting domain-containing protein: MRFTQKLLVAGATLSLSVPAFAQNITSVVLHNTSLGRSWNTRGLDSSGFNLYLSTNDGVSFINSGNGAGASVNIPLVLGDNTFFFFGSANVDATLALEVMLNGTDASNPTLSALNSDGAAGTARTAYSGAALTNNLTPTVGSGTLTSGLFGLNVVSLKSFSYKTSGPTRNLVSLYDLGADGFNDTYGSFTLTLGPAAPEPGTLGLLGLGMVAGLAIRRRK, translated from the coding sequence ATGCGGTTTACACAAAAATTGCTGGTCGCGGGCGCTACACTGAGCCTGTCGGTCCCAGCGTTTGCACAGAATATTACGTCGGTTGTCCTTCACAACACGAGCCTGGGTCGTTCCTGGAATACCCGTGGACTGGACTCCTCCGGTTTCAACCTGTATCTCTCGACCAACGATGGAGTGAGCTTCATCAACTCGGGGAACGGGGCGGGCGCGTCGGTCAATATCCCCCTTGTGCTGGGTGACAACACGTTCTTCTTCTTTGGTAGCGCCAATGTCGATGCCACGCTCGCCCTTGAGGTCATGCTCAATGGCACCGATGCAAGCAACCCGACCCTCAGCGCCCTCAACAGCGATGGCGCGGCGGGGACAGCACGGACTGCCTACTCGGGAGCAGCGCTGACCAACAACCTGACCCCCACTGTGGGCTCGGGCACGCTGACCTCTGGCCTGTTCGGCCTGAACGTGGTGAGCCTAAAGTCGTTTAGCTACAAGACCAGTGGCCCCACCCGTAACCTGGTCAGCCTCTACGACCTGGGTGCGGATGGCTTCAACGACACCTACGGCTCCTTCACCCTGACCCTGGGACCGGCCGCTCCCGAGCCCGGCACCCTAGGCCTGCTCGGTCTGGGCATGGTTGCAGGTCTGGCAATCCGCCGCCGCAAGTAG
- a CDS encoding TolB family protein — translation MRTFGTVFVACLATWALAQPPAGEGPLPELLDSREGHLKNVRQLTAGGDNAEAYWSFDGKQIVFQYTKGGGEPDQIYTMRPDGSKKTLVSTGKGRCTCSYFLKNGKEVIFASTHAYSPATPPEPDRSQGYVWPIYPYYAIYKANTDGKNLRPLFPAKVEPGKECGYNAEATVSPDGKRIIFTSTRDGDLELYSMKTDGTDLKRLTNRVGYDGGAYYSPDNKKIVWRASALPDEKAVEDYKRLLKQNLVRPTSMELWVANADGKNAKQVTHNGAANFAPFFTPDGKKIIFASNIGDPKRRIFELYLINLDGTGMERVTYGGQFDSFPMFSPNGKQLLWASNRHGKGHETNIFIADWVK, via the coding sequence ATGCGAACTTTTGGCACTGTCTTCGTAGCATGTCTGGCAACATGGGCACTGGCGCAGCCTCCGGCGGGGGAAGGTCCGCTCCCGGAGCTCTTAGACTCTCGTGAGGGGCACCTGAAAAACGTCCGGCAGCTGACGGCCGGGGGGGATAATGCGGAGGCCTACTGGAGCTTCGATGGCAAGCAGATCGTCTTCCAGTACACCAAAGGGGGAGGTGAGCCCGATCAGATCTACACCATGCGCCCCGATGGAAGCAAGAAGACCCTGGTCTCCACAGGGAAAGGGCGCTGTACCTGCTCCTACTTCCTCAAGAATGGGAAGGAAGTGATCTTCGCCTCGACCCATGCCTACAGCCCCGCCACCCCGCCCGAGCCCGATCGCTCACAGGGCTATGTCTGGCCGATCTATCCCTACTACGCGATCTACAAGGCCAACACCGACGGGAAGAACCTGCGGCCCCTGTTCCCTGCAAAAGTCGAGCCCGGCAAAGAGTGTGGCTACAACGCCGAGGCGACAGTCTCTCCCGACGGCAAGCGCATTATCTTTACGTCCACCCGTGACGGTGACCTAGAGCTGTACTCGATGAAGACAGACGGCACCGACCTGAAGCGCCTGACCAATCGGGTCGGCTACGACGGTGGGGCCTACTACTCACCCGATAACAAGAAGATTGTCTGGCGTGCCAGCGCCCTCCCCGATGAGAAGGCAGTCGAGGACTACAAGCGCCTACTCAAGCAGAACCTCGTCCGCCCCACCTCCATGGAGCTCTGGGTCGCCAATGCCGATGGCAAGAACGCTAAGCAGGTAACCCACAACGGCGCGGCGAACTTCGCGCCGTTCTTCACGCCCGATGGTAAGAAGATTATCTTTGCCTCCAATATCGGGGATCCGAAGCGGCGCATCTTTGAGCTCTATCTCATCAACCTGGACGGGACCGGCATGGAGCGCGTTACCTACGGAGGGCAGTTTGACTCGTTTCCCATGTTCTCTCCCAACGGCAAGCAGCTCCTGTGGGCGAGCAACCGGCATGGCAAGGGCCACGAGACCAATATCTTTATCGCGGACTGGGTGAAGTAA
- a CDS encoding S1C family serine protease, whose translation MSNELTSFSDSLAALVRTAGASVVRVDDGTRLTASGLIWEPGVIVTTSHGTERDDELFVITHDGTRLPAQLIGRDPETDLAALRVGAELSPIARPAESFEPQLGQLALAVSRPGDYGLVATLGLVASVQPTQTAGTPEYIVSTDADLYPGSSGGALLATDGTLIGLLNRGFGRGLGVALGTPLVARVVASLLQHGRVPRGYLGVKMQHVALPDSLRVTHSLAQESGLLVIHVEPGSAAEQAGVLMGDTLISLDGAPLDDVAGIRERLAAGRAFTLDVLRGGQRHTFSGTAAASPA comes from the coding sequence ATGAGCAACGAACTTACCTCTTTTTCGGACTCCCTCGCGGCGCTGGTTCGCACGGCGGGAGCCTCGGTTGTCCGTGTCGACGATGGCACGCGCCTCACCGCAAGCGGCCTGATCTGGGAGCCCGGGGTGATCGTCACCACGAGCCATGGGACCGAGCGCGACGATGAGCTTTTTGTGATTACCCACGATGGCACGCGCCTCCCGGCTCAGCTGATCGGCCGCGACCCTGAGACGGACCTGGCAGCCCTGCGTGTCGGAGCGGAGCTCAGCCCCATCGCCCGCCCCGCCGAGAGCTTTGAGCCACAGCTCGGTCAGCTCGCGCTGGCGGTCTCACGGCCGGGCGACTACGGCTTGGTAGCGACCCTCGGCCTGGTGGCATCGGTGCAGCCCACGCAGACCGCCGGAACTCCTGAGTACATCGTCAGCACGGATGCCGATCTCTATCCGGGAAGCTCGGGCGGGGCGCTTCTTGCCACCGATGGCACGCTGATCGGCCTGCTCAACCGGGGCTTTGGGCGCGGGCTGGGGGTGGCTCTAGGGACCCCACTCGTGGCCCGCGTTGTTGCCTCGCTCCTGCAGCACGGCCGCGTGCCCCGTGGGTACCTAGGTGTCAAGATGCAGCATGTCGCCCTCCCCGACTCGCTCCGGGTGACCCACTCGCTGGCACAGGAGAGCGGCCTGCTGGTGATCCATGTCGAGCCCGGAAGCGCGGCGGAGCAGGCCGGGGTGCTGATGGGCGACACGCTGATTAGCCTCGACGGTGCCCCGCTCGACGATGTCGCAGGAATCCGTGAGCGCCTCGCCGCAGGGCGGGCCTTCACGCTCGATGTGCTCCGTGGCGGGCAGCGCCACACCTTCTCTGGAACCGCCGCCGCCTCCCCGGCGTAG
- a CDS encoding RNA polymerase sigma factor, translating into MTLWRKPPAETLSTSRTQPWTADALHERYLEDVFGYISRRLPIRAEAEDITAETFAAAFSSLHTLRPHTDPFPWLLGIARRKLIDRARKQKRQPALSSLDIEDGDWAEEGADPAEKLLAAERRQAVWSLVDGLKPEQKEVLLLQHLEGLSIAQIATVLGKSPAAINSLLQRARATLLTRGAAYFLFLEAE; encoded by the coding sequence ATGACACTTTGGCGCAAGCCCCCCGCAGAGACGCTTTCCACGAGCCGCACACAGCCGTGGACCGCGGATGCCCTGCACGAGCGCTACCTTGAGGATGTCTTTGGCTATATCTCCCGGCGGCTCCCGATCCGCGCCGAGGCCGAGGACATCACGGCGGAGACCTTCGCAGCAGCGTTTTCGTCGCTGCACACCCTCCGTCCCCACACCGATCCCTTTCCCTGGCTCCTGGGAATCGCACGGCGCAAGCTGATCGACCGAGCCCGCAAGCAAAAGCGCCAGCCCGCTCTGAGCTCTCTGGACATTGAAGACGGCGACTGGGCCGAGGAGGGGGCCGACCCCGCGGAGAAGCTCCTGGCGGCCGAGCGACGACAGGCGGTCTGGAGCCTGGTCGATGGCCTCAAGCCCGAGCAAAAAGAGGTGCTCCTGCTCCAGCACCTCGAGGGCCTGAGTATCGCCCAGATCGCCACCGTGCTGGGAAAGTCCCCCGCAGCCATCAACTCTCTCTTGCAGCGTGCCCGAGCCACCTTGCTCACCCGTGGCGCTGCCTACTTTCTTTTCCTTGAGGCGGAGTAA
- a CDS encoding ABC transporter permease: MLGRKLVVWGALAQATVLESVRRKDLYVAMILSLLMIGMAALVGRFGVHGIDIFLKSATLTVINLLSVILAVVFAARQMPEEISRRTIYPLLARPISRTDLIVGKFLGVFCLSGMGLLVFGLIGWGTLSIYGLHPGVIFWQYLLLRLFVLMLLCAVTVSASIFMTPQATVTITLLLAVGSQAFSQSTLLLDKTSDGFGQVLLRGIYFVVPALNLFDLSGKVSHGWQPIPSWVLLALLGYALLHTLVSLTVGALRFKKVAL; encoded by the coding sequence ATGTTGGGACGAAAATTAGTGGTCTGGGGCGCACTGGCGCAAGCTACTGTGCTGGAGTCAGTGCGTCGCAAAGACCTTTATGTGGCGATGATTCTCTCGCTGCTGATGATCGGTATGGCGGCACTGGTGGGGCGCTTTGGGGTCCATGGGATCGATATCTTTCTCAAGAGCGCTACCCTGACCGTGATCAATCTCCTCTCGGTGATCCTGGCTGTGGTCTTTGCGGCCCGCCAGATGCCTGAGGAGATCTCGCGCCGGACGATCTACCCGCTGCTGGCGCGGCCCATCTCACGGACAGACCTGATCGTGGGGAAGTTCTTGGGCGTCTTTTGCCTCTCAGGGATGGGCCTGCTGGTCTTTGGGCTGATCGGCTGGGGGACCCTGAGTATCTATGGGCTCCACCCCGGCGTGATCTTCTGGCAGTACCTGCTCCTGCGCCTCTTTGTATTGATGCTCTTGTGCGCCGTGACCGTGAGCGCCTCGATCTTCATGACCCCCCAGGCCACCGTGACCATCACGCTCCTGCTGGCGGTGGGTTCACAGGCGTTTTCCCAGTCCACTCTGCTGCTCGATAAGACCAGCGATGGCTTTGGGCAGGTGCTCCTACGTGGCATCTACTTTGTCGTGCCCGCGCTCAACCTCTTTGACCTCTCGGGGAAGGTGAGCCATGGCTGGCAGCCGATCCCGAGCTGGGTGCTCCTGGCTCTGCTGGGCTACGCCTTGCTCCACACGCTGGTAAGCCTGACGGTGGGGGCACTGCGCTTCAAGAAGGTGGCACTCTAG
- a CDS encoding LuxR C-terminal-related transcriptional regulator, producing MKKICTLIVAPYAPVRAGLAALLRETEAICVQGELPSNTETLARMLPGLTPDAILYDGDGLEALLATIERMPEPPALVVLGEQPNRDLPLLQAAEALPGWGYLSRDSEAHTLMLALQSAAAGLVVQEAQAHTTPAPVDDVLTHRELEVLALMAQGLPNKLIAHKLGVTLHTAKFHVAQILAKLGAASRTEAVTLGARRGLIAL from the coding sequence ATGAAGAAAATCTGCACGCTGATTGTTGCGCCGTATGCCCCGGTTCGCGCCGGGCTGGCGGCCTTGCTACGCGAGACCGAGGCGATCTGCGTGCAGGGAGAGCTCCCGAGTAACACCGAGACCCTCGCCCGGATGCTCCCTGGCCTGACGCCCGATGCGATCCTCTACGACGGCGATGGCTTAGAGGCGCTCTTGGCGACCATCGAGCGCATGCCCGAGCCTCCTGCGCTGGTTGTCTTAGGCGAGCAGCCGAACCGCGACCTGCCGCTCCTCCAGGCGGCAGAGGCGCTCCCCGGCTGGGGCTACCTGAGCCGCGACTCCGAGGCCCACACCCTGATGCTCGCCCTCCAGTCGGCGGCGGCGGGCCTCGTGGTGCAAGAGGCACAGGCCCACACAACGCCCGCTCCGGTCGACGATGTCCTGACCCACCGTGAGCTGGAGGTGCTGGCGCTCATGGCCCAAGGGCTCCCCAATAAGCTGATCGCCCATAAGCTAGGGGTGACCCTCCACACCGCCAAGTTCCATGTCGCGCAGATCCTCGCCAAGCTGGGAGCCGCCAGCCGCACCGAGGCCGTCACCCTCGGAGCCCGCCGCGGCCTGATTGCACTCTAG
- a CDS encoding Gfo/Idh/MocA family protein has translation MKRRDLLKSAATVGVATAIGVGAEATAAPATTAATMMGVPFEKRDVVRIGFIGCGGRGGGLFNDLLNIKGVEIKATCDVVAARAESFASRAEKAGQKRPQVYGAGDHDYEKLCARDDIDLVYIATPWDWHVPMAICAMEHGKHAAVEVPAATTLADCWKLVDTSERTRKHCIQLENCCYGYTERMVLNMCKKGLFGELLHGEAAYNHDLRSLLLADSGEGLWRRVPHIKRNGNLYPTHGLGPVAQYMGVHKGDRFTRLVSMSSKSVSLAEYRDAHVPADSPKRKEVYKCGDMNTSLIQTAQGRTIILQHTVTLPRPYSRLNVIEGTKGIFMDYPPRFFIEGQKGGEAFVETEVYKQYEDPLWQKEGDMARKLGGHGGMDYIMNYRVIECYHQGLTPDINVYDAAAWSAPGPLSEESIKSGSSGVTFPDFTRGNWK, from the coding sequence ATGAAGCGACGTGATCTTTTAAAGAGTGCCGCCACGGTGGGTGTGGCGACAGCAATCGGGGTGGGTGCAGAGGCGACGGCAGCTCCGGCAACGACGGCGGCGACGATGATGGGCGTGCCGTTTGAGAAGCGCGACGTAGTGCGGATTGGGTTTATCGGCTGCGGCGGGCGCGGCGGTGGCCTCTTCAACGACCTGCTCAATATCAAGGGCGTGGAGATCAAGGCAACCTGCGATGTGGTCGCGGCTCGGGCGGAGAGCTTTGCCAGCCGCGCCGAGAAAGCGGGACAGAAGCGCCCTCAGGTCTATGGCGCGGGCGACCACGACTACGAGAAGCTCTGTGCGCGCGACGACATCGACCTAGTCTACATTGCCACGCCCTGGGACTGGCACGTGCCGATGGCGATCTGTGCGATGGAGCACGGCAAGCACGCCGCGGTCGAGGTTCCCGCCGCCACGACGCTGGCCGACTGCTGGAAGCTGGTGGACACCAGCGAGCGCACCCGCAAGCACTGCATCCAGCTAGAGAACTGCTGCTACGGCTATACCGAGCGCATGGTGCTCAATATGTGCAAGAAGGGCCTCTTTGGCGAGCTCCTGCACGGGGAGGCGGCCTACAACCACGACCTGCGGAGCCTGCTACTCGCCGACTCGGGCGAGGGGCTCTGGCGGCGCGTCCCGCACATCAAGCGCAATGGCAACCTCTACCCCACCCACGGCCTCGGGCCGGTGGCGCAGTACATGGGGGTTCATAAAGGCGACCGCTTCACCCGCCTCGTCTCCATGAGCAGTAAGTCCGTCAGCCTCGCCGAGTACCGCGACGCCCATGTCCCCGCCGATAGCCCCAAGCGCAAGGAGGTCTACAAGTGCGGCGACATGAACACCAGCCTGATCCAGACCGCCCAGGGCCGCACGATCATCCTCCAGCACACGGTCACCCTGCCGCGCCCCTACTCCCGTTTGAACGTGATTGAGGGCACCAAGGGAATCTTCATGGACTACCCGCCGCGTTTCTTTATCGAGGGGCAAAAAGGCGGCGAGGCCTTTGTCGAGACCGAGGTCTACAAGCAGTACGAGGACCCGCTCTGGCAGAAAGAGGGCGACATGGCGCGCAAGCTCGGCGGGCACGGGGGGATGGACTACATCATGAACTACCGGGTGATTGAGTGCTACCACCAGGGCCTCACCCCGGATATCAATGTCTACGACGCCGCCGCGTGGAGCGCGCCTGGTCCGCTCTCGGAGGAGTCGATCAAGAGCGGCAGCTCCGGAGTCACCTTCCCCGACTTCACCCGCGGCAACTGGAAGTAA